One Acutalibacter muris DNA window includes the following coding sequences:
- a CDS encoding ATP-binding cassette domain-containing protein: MVEVRNLTKRYGANLAVDHVSFEIEEGSIVGFLGPNGAGKSTTMNIITGYLSATEGSVTVSGKNTLEDPNEVKRMIGYLPEQPPLYLDMTVKEYLNFVYELKKATQPKEQHIKEICELVKIDNVYNRLVGNLSKGYKQRVGIAQALIGNPPVLILDEPTVGLDPKQIIEIRTLIKNLGRNHTVILSSHILPEVQAVCERIIVINNGRLVADGATDTLAHDLSQDHRLIMRAEGPEREILHALEAMERVVDVYSLGEKEEGAYDFSVESAPDVDIRRDLFALMARNGWPILALKNTDLTLEDLFLQLTSTDAPSKAGDGKGED, from the coding sequence ATGGTAGAGGTCAGGAACCTGACAAAGCGCTATGGCGCGAACCTGGCGGTGGACCACGTGAGCTTTGAAATCGAGGAGGGCTCCATCGTGGGTTTCCTCGGCCCCAACGGCGCAGGGAAATCCACCACTATGAACATTATCACCGGCTATCTCTCCGCCACGGAGGGCAGCGTGACGGTGTCCGGGAAAAACACTCTGGAGGACCCCAACGAGGTCAAGCGGATGATAGGTTATCTGCCGGAGCAGCCCCCGCTGTATCTGGACATGACGGTGAAGGAGTATTTAAACTTCGTCTACGAGCTGAAGAAGGCCACGCAGCCCAAGGAGCAGCATATCAAGGAGATATGTGAGCTGGTGAAGATTGACAACGTGTATAACAGGCTGGTGGGGAACCTTTCAAAGGGCTATAAGCAGCGCGTGGGCATTGCCCAGGCACTTATCGGAAACCCGCCGGTGCTGATACTGGACGAGCCCACGGTGGGCCTGGACCCGAAGCAGATAATCGAGATACGCACGCTTATAAAGAACCTGGGGAGAAACCACACAGTTATACTCAGCTCCCATATTCTGCCGGAGGTGCAGGCGGTCTGTGAGCGCATCATAGTTATAAACAACGGCAGGCTGGTGGCTGACGGGGCCACCGATACCCTGGCCCATGACCTTTCCCAGGACCACAGGCTCATTATGCGCGCCGAGGGGCCGGAACGGGAGATACTGCACGCTCTTGAGGCAATGGAGCGTGTTGTGGACGTGTACTCCCTTGGTGAGAAGGAGGAGGGCGCTTATGACTTCAGCGTGGAATCCGCGCCGGACGTGGATATTCGCAGGGACCTGTTTGCCCTGATGGCCAGGAACGGCTGGCCCATTTTGGCGCTGAAGAACACCGACCTGACCCTTGAGGACCTGTTCCTACAGCTTACCAGCACGGATGCGCCCTCAAAGGCGGGCGACGGGAAAGGAGAGGACTGA
- a CDS encoding GNAT family N-acetyltransferase: protein MRFNFQLLEKAALEDILLQLFKILHGNMSLIAPTGGTFEEDFAVWREYIVPALQEERRQMVLMLCGDELAGYFQYDICNDVFMMEEIQIRPEYQGTGLFRELYRWLGDKIPGDVTYVQAYSNKENLKSQGILERLGLRRIGESKSGNSYHYMGKCRGLWDYLEKTELTIEKYTKDKIREVLDFERRLREEESDWGWEIDDAYIRQVEDSF, encoded by the coding sequence GTGAGGTTTAATTTTCAGTTATTGGAGAAGGCTGCCCTCGAGGATATTCTTTTGCAGCTGTTTAAAATTTTACACGGAAATATGAGCCTGATAGCTCCCACAGGCGGGACCTTTGAGGAGGATTTCGCGGTTTGGCGGGAATATATTGTCCCAGCCCTGCAGGAGGAACGGCGGCAGATGGTGCTGATGCTTTGTGGCGATGAGCTTGCCGGGTATTTCCAGTATGATATATGCAACGACGTGTTCATGATGGAGGAGATACAAATAAGGCCGGAGTACCAGGGAACCGGGCTTTTCAGAGAGCTGTACCGCTGGCTTGGGGATAAGATACCGGGGGACGTAACTTATGTGCAGGCTTATTCCAATAAGGAAAATTTGAAGTCGCAGGGGATACTAGAGCGTCTGGGTCTTCGTCGCATAGGTGAAAGCAAGAGCGGGAACAGCTATCACTATATGGGTAAATGCCGGGGGCTTTGGGACTATTTGGAGAAAACGGAGCTTACGATCGAGAAGTATACGAAGGATAAAATACGGGAGGTTTTAGATTTTGAGCGAAGGCTTAGAGAGGAGGAGAGCGATTGGGGGTGGGAGATAGACGACGCCTATATACGTCAGGTTGAGGACAGCTTTTAG
- the gyrA gene encoding DNA gyrase subunit A — MSDFDNKNVPPEEQEGRIIDVALSEEMEQSFLDYSMSVIVQRALPDVRDGLKPVHRRILYQMYQDSLWPDSAYRKCMDTVGKTLASWHPHGDASVYDALVRLAQDFSLRYMLVDGHGNFGSVDGDPPAAPRYTEARMTKLSVAMLDDINKDTVDFQPNYDDRLKEPTVLPSHFPNLLVNGSMGIAVGMATNVPPHNINEVLDGVCCMIDNPNATLDDLMEHIKGPDFPTGGIIMGRSGIRAAYATGRGKVVVRSRTEIEEEEKSGRSKIIVTEIPYKVNKAELIKSIADLVKDKRIDGITNIDDHSDREGMRIVIDVRRDASPQIVLNHLFSLTQMQISFGVIMLALVDGRPEILNLEKILKKYIEFQMEVITRRTQFDLKKAQDRAHILEGLMIALDFIDEVVAMLRAAKSIPEGKAALMERFDLDDPQAQAIVQMRLGQLTGLERSKVEEELEGLRAKIADLLDILGSEARRLGIIKDEAIDMKKRFGDERRTEIAAISGEVDIEDLIPVEECVLTLTRYGYVKRQKMENYRTQKRGGRGVSAMSRREEDAASHIFVTGSHDYVLFFSDMGRMYRVKCYEVPEGSRTSKGMHIRNLLPLQGDENITSVVHLSDLDDDKFLVMVTRRGVVKRTKLSAFNNVRKAGLIAVDLDEGDYLAHVLVTGGSDELIFSTRKGMTLCMREEDIRAMGRAARGVKVMRLGEGDAIVGMDQLRDGGRVLTVTETGFGRLSPIEDYRVQKRGGKGLKNYHVDKFGDVAGVKVVFPEEDIIMISSDGIIIRISAGEVRQCARPSKGVRVMRVQEGEKIVTLASAPKEETEETDTELETEQ; from the coding sequence ATGTCTGATTTTGACAATAAGAATGTGCCGCCGGAGGAGCAGGAAGGACGTATTATAGATGTAGCGCTGTCAGAGGAGATGGAGCAGTCCTTCCTGGACTACTCCATGTCGGTTATAGTGCAGAGGGCCCTGCCGGACGTACGGGACGGCCTGAAGCCTGTTCACAGGCGGATACTTTACCAGATGTACCAGGACTCACTCTGGCCGGACAGCGCCTACCGCAAGTGTATGGATACTGTGGGCAAAACCCTGGCCTCCTGGCATCCCCACGGCGATGCCTCGGTGTATGATGCTCTCGTGCGCCTTGCACAGGATTTTTCACTCAGATATATGCTTGTGGACGGCCACGGTAATTTCGGTTCCGTGGACGGAGACCCGCCGGCGGCGCCAAGATACACCGAAGCCAGGATGACCAAGCTCTCTGTCGCGATGCTGGACGATATAAATAAGGACACCGTAGATTTCCAGCCCAACTATGACGACCGCTTAAAGGAGCCCACCGTACTGCCCAGCCATTTTCCAAACCTTTTGGTAAACGGCTCCATGGGCATAGCCGTGGGTATGGCAACAAATGTGCCTCCCCACAACATAAACGAGGTGCTGGACGGGGTCTGCTGCATGATAGACAACCCTAATGCCACCCTCGATGATCTGATGGAGCATATCAAAGGCCCGGACTTCCCCACCGGCGGTATAATCATGGGCCGCAGCGGCATCCGGGCGGCCTACGCCACTGGGCGCGGCAAGGTAGTGGTGCGCTCCAGGACGGAGATAGAGGAGGAGGAAAAGTCCGGGCGCTCCAAGATAATCGTGACGGAGATACCCTATAAGGTTAATAAGGCCGAGCTTATCAAGAGCATAGCGGACCTTGTAAAGGATAAGCGTATAGACGGCATTACAAATATCGACGACCACTCTGACCGCGAGGGCATGAGAATAGTTATAGATGTGCGACGTGACGCGTCGCCCCAGATAGTGCTGAATCACCTGTTCTCCCTGACTCAGATGCAGATATCCTTCGGCGTTATAATGCTTGCCTTGGTGGACGGCAGGCCGGAGATACTGAACCTTGAGAAGATACTGAAAAAGTACATTGAGTTCCAGATGGAGGTAATAACCCGGCGCACCCAGTTCGACCTAAAGAAGGCCCAGGACCGTGCCCATATACTCGAGGGGCTGATGATAGCCCTGGACTTTATCGACGAGGTGGTTGCCATGCTGCGCGCCGCCAAGTCTATTCCCGAGGGCAAGGCCGCGCTTATGGAGCGCTTTGACCTGGACGACCCCCAGGCACAGGCCATTGTGCAGATGCGGCTTGGCCAGCTGACCGGGCTGGAGAGGTCCAAGGTGGAGGAGGAGCTGGAGGGGCTCAGGGCAAAAATAGCGGACCTTTTGGATATCCTCGGGAGTGAAGCCAGGAGGCTTGGCATCATAAAGGACGAAGCCATAGACATGAAGAAGCGCTTCGGCGACGAGCGGCGCACGGAGATAGCGGCTATCAGCGGAGAGGTGGACATAGAGGACCTGATACCCGTTGAGGAGTGTGTGCTGACCCTCACCCGATACGGCTATGTAAAGCGCCAGAAGATGGAGAATTACCGCACCCAGAAACGCGGAGGCAGGGGCGTATCCGCCATGAGCCGCCGGGAGGAGGACGCCGCCAGCCATATCTTTGTCACCGGCAGCCATGACTATGTGCTGTTCTTCTCGGATATGGGCCGGATGTACCGAGTGAAATGCTATGAGGTGCCGGAGGGTTCCCGCACCAGCAAGGGTATGCATATACGCAACCTTTTGCCCTTGCAGGGGGACGAGAATATCACTTCTGTTGTACACCTTTCTGATTTGGACGACGATAAGTTCCTGGTCATGGTGACCCGCCGGGGTGTTGTGAAGCGCACGAAGCTCTCGGCCTTTAACAATGTGCGCAAGGCCGGGCTCATTGCCGTGGACCTGGACGAGGGGGATTACCTTGCCCATGTTCTGGTGACCGGCGGCAGCGACGAGCTTATCTTCTCCACAAGGAAGGGCATGACCCTGTGCATGAGAGAGGAGGATATAAGGGCCATGGGCCGCGCCGCCCGGGGCGTTAAGGTGATGCGCCTGGGAGAGGGCGACGCCATTGTTGGCATGGACCAGCTGCGGGACGGCGGAAGGGTGCTGACGGTAACAGAGACCGGCTTCGGGCGGCTCTCCCCTATTGAGGATTATAGGGTGCAGAAGCGCGGAGGTAAGGGTCTCAAAAATTATCACGTGGACAAGTTTGGCGATGTGGCCGGGGTCAAGGTGGTATTCCCGGAGGAGGATATTATCATGATATCCAGCGATGGGATCATCATACGCATCTCCGCCGGTGAGGTACGCCAGTGTGCAAGGCCCAGCAAGGGCGTTCGTGTTATGCGTGTGCAGGAGGGCGAGAAAATAGTTACACTTGCCAGCGCGCCGAAGGAGGAGACCGAGGAAACCGATACTGAGTTGGAAACTGAACAGTAA
- a CDS encoding GldG family protein, with translation MDENKQNLENQEKIEGAAASEEAAGPQKDAESDGGAAQGKKAEQDAPKGKKPSVFRGNKFKRGGMATVLTVVFIAVVVVLNLLVSVLSERFPSMNIDLTAQKMNTLSDQAVDIAKGVQQDTDIYLIGTEDAYKNDAIYSSYGLKYSQVMNLSKRLEEVNQKIHVQFIDPDTNPDFISRYASDSLTTGRVLVSTEKRHKVLSVDDMFSMSQNSTTGATEIFSNVDSALAGAIEMVNLDKVPVLTIATGHEEMLGEESMGSFLDMMEKQNFDVQQIDILTEDIPEDTQILMIATPSTDYTEEEIQKLRDLLSDEEREESIAILLSFYPGQGKLPNLTAFLEEWGVSVGSGSVVMESDANRYALSDPRCVIVDSVGTALEKNTYSRLVSPLSVPINILFTGNGDVGVEALWTTSEGAYVVTESTSQEEIEDPDTAQQNVATLSSTIAQFGNEFYFRSVIVFGSSNIFSDGFMATAFDNADYLSDLLKLSTDTDGSAVSVLTERVQTNTMDVTASQNTIMVLGLGMFTIALPVLLLVAGLVIFLKRRHL, from the coding sequence ATGGATGAGAACAAGCAGAACCTGGAGAACCAGGAGAAAATAGAAGGGGCGGCCGCCAGCGAAGAAGCTGCCGGGCCCCAGAAGGACGCCGAATCGGATGGCGGGGCCGCCCAAGGTAAGAAGGCGGAGCAGGACGCCCCAAAAGGAAAGAAGCCCTCGGTTTTCCGGGGAAATAAATTCAAGCGCGGCGGCATGGCCACGGTGCTCACCGTGGTGTTCATAGCCGTAGTGGTGGTGCTGAACCTGCTGGTATCGGTGCTTTCCGAGCGTTTCCCCTCGATGAACATCGACCTGACGGCACAAAAGATGAATACCCTGTCCGACCAGGCGGTGGATATCGCGAAGGGCGTTCAGCAGGATACCGATATTTATCTGATAGGCACGGAGGACGCCTATAAAAACGACGCTATCTATTCAAGCTACGGCTTGAAGTACAGCCAGGTTATGAATCTTTCCAAGCGGCTGGAGGAGGTGAACCAGAAGATACATGTACAGTTTATCGACCCTGACACCAACCCGGACTTTATCAGCCGCTACGCCAGCGATAGCCTTACGACCGGCCGGGTGCTTGTAAGCACCGAGAAGCGGCACAAGGTGCTGAGCGTTGACGATATGTTCTCAATGTCCCAGAATTCCACCACAGGGGCCACTGAAATATTCTCAAATGTAGACAGCGCCCTTGCCGGCGCCATTGAGATGGTGAATCTGGACAAGGTGCCTGTGCTCACCATAGCCACAGGTCATGAGGAGATGCTGGGAGAAGAGAGCATGGGCTCGTTCCTGGATATGATGGAAAAGCAGAACTTTGACGTACAGCAGATAGATATACTGACCGAGGATATCCCGGAGGACACGCAGATATTGATGATAGCCACGCCCTCTACAGACTATACCGAAGAGGAGATACAGAAGCTCAGAGATCTGCTGTCCGACGAGGAAAGGGAGGAATCTATAGCTATACTTTTGAGCTTCTACCCGGGCCAGGGTAAGCTGCCCAACCTGACCGCTTTCCTTGAGGAGTGGGGCGTTTCGGTGGGCTCGGGCTCTGTGGTGATGGAGAGCGACGCCAACCGCTACGCCCTTTCCGACCCCCGCTGCGTTATAGTAGACTCTGTGGGCACCGCTCTGGAAAAGAACACCTACAGCCGTCTGGTCTCCCCTCTCAGTGTGCCCATCAATATCCTGTTTACCGGCAATGGCGACGTGGGGGTAGAGGCGCTGTGGACTACCTCTGAAGGAGCCTATGTGGTGACGGAGAGCACCTCTCAGGAGGAGATAGAGGACCCGGATACCGCCCAGCAGAATGTGGCAACACTTTCCTCTACCATCGCCCAGTTCGGCAACGAATTTTATTTCCGCAGCGTGATAGTCTTTGGCTCCTCCAACATTTTCTCCGACGGCTTTATGGCCACAGCCTTTGATAACGCGGATTACCTCTCTGACCTTTTGAAGCTGTCTACGGATACGGACGGCAGCGCTGTCTCTGTGCTGACCGAAAGGGTGCAGACAAACACCATGGATGTGACAGCCTCTCAGAACACCATTATGGTGCTGGGTCTGGGCATGTTTACTATAGCGCTGCCTGTGCTGCTGCTGGTGGCGGGGCTCGTTATCTTCCTGAAGAGGAGGCATCTGTAA
- a CDS encoding NUDIX hydrolase → MELYEKTLSVQPIYDGRIIHAHVDDVELGNGAVTKREVVDHPGGVSVAVLTEKNELIFVRQFRYPYKKVLLELPAGKLETGEDPFEAMKREQLEETGTKGESYVSLGEVYPTPGYCGEIIRLWACRRTERQQELHLDEDEFLDIELIPLDKAVEMVLSNEIPDAKTQIGVLKTAFLVKNRLI, encoded by the coding sequence ATGGAGCTTTATGAGAAAACTTTAAGTGTGCAGCCTATTTATGATGGACGTATCATACACGCGCATGTGGACGACGTAGAGCTGGGAAACGGCGCCGTAACAAAGCGCGAGGTGGTGGACCATCCCGGCGGCGTTAGCGTAGCGGTGCTCACTGAGAAAAACGAGCTGATATTCGTGCGCCAATTCCGATATCCGTACAAGAAGGTGCTTCTGGAGCTGCCCGCTGGCAAGCTGGAGACCGGCGAGGACCCCTTTGAGGCCATGAAACGCGAACAACTGGAGGAGACCGGCACCAAGGGCGAGAGCTACGTATCCCTTGGCGAGGTTTATCCTACCCCCGGATATTGCGGCGAGATAATCCGGCTCTGGGCCTGTCGGAGGACAGAACGGCAGCAGGAGCTCCATCTGGACGAGGACGAGTTTTTGGACATTGAGTTAATACCTCTGGATAAGGCCGTTGAGATGGTCTTGAGCAACGAGATACCTGATGCAAAGACCCAAATTGGTGTGCTGAAGACCGCTTTTTTAGTAAAAAACCGGTTGATTTAG
- a CDS encoding ABC transporter permease, with translation MTAIFKREIRSYFNSPIGYVCVAILMALYGLFYFMVMARGSSAYIPNYVYGSMFNFSMLVIPVITMKSMTDDQKNKTDQILLTAPVGVTSIVLGKFLACFFVFFVASTLGLLPAVAMNFFAEPSWGEIIGNYLGTLLYGGAMISVGVFISSLTISQIIAAIGTFAVSVFLMYVDSLAASVNNAAVATLVSWISFSNRYQTFTQGLFSVASTMFFLSVMAIFVFLTARRLESRRWS, from the coding sequence ATGACCGCAATATTCAAAAGGGAGATACGCTCCTATTTCAATTCACCCATAGGCTATGTGTGCGTGGCCATACTGATGGCACTGTACGGCCTGTTCTACTTTATGGTGATGGCCAGGGGTTCCTCGGCCTATATCCCAAACTATGTGTACGGCTCCATGTTCAACTTCTCAATGCTGGTGATACCGGTGATAACCATGAAGAGCATGACCGACGACCAGAAGAATAAGACTGACCAGATACTGCTGACGGCCCCGGTAGGGGTAACGTCCATTGTGCTTGGAAAGTTCCTGGCGTGCTTCTTCGTATTTTTCGTGGCCTCTACTCTTGGACTGCTGCCCGCAGTAGCAATGAATTTCTTCGCCGAACCCAGCTGGGGCGAGATAATCGGCAACTATCTTGGCACCCTGCTCTACGGCGGGGCGATGATATCCGTCGGCGTATTTATATCAAGCCTTACCATAAGCCAGATAATCGCCGCCATCGGCACCTTCGCCGTGTCAGTCTTCCTGATGTATGTAGATTCCCTGGCGGCGTCTGTAAACAACGCTGCGGTAGCCACCCTTGTCAGCTGGATATCCTTTAGCAACCGCTATCAGACCTTTACCCAGGGACTTTTCAGCGTAGCCAGCACCATGTTTTTCCTGAGCGTTATGGCGATATTTGTCTTTCTCACCGCCCGCCGGCTGGAGAGCCGCAGGTGGAGCTAA
- the gyrB gene encoding DNA topoisomerase (ATP-hydrolyzing) subunit B, with amino-acid sequence MTKTDQVYDSDQIQVLEGLEAVRKRPGMYIGSTGPRGLHHLVYEIVDNAIDEALAGYCDKIVVRLLPGNVVYVSDNGRGIPVGIQHQTGLPAVTVVFTILHAGGKFGGGGYKVSGGLHGVGASVVNALSTWLEVEIISDGVRYYQRFERGHAVTELIEKGPAPEGSSNGSVICFQADPEIFKETTVYSYKTLQDRLREQAFLNAGINIELRDERNPEERIPEEQGFERPIVNNYCYEGGIREFVDYLNKNKAVEVVHNDIIHFSSVAEEDNATAEVAMQYTDSYNELMLSFANDIRTVDGGTHEEGFRRAMTRVMNDYARKYNILKDGDKNLTGDDVREGLTCVISVKLKEAQFEGQTKAKLGNTEINGLVSSMVYKNMMEYMEENPATARAIFDKALTASRAREAARKARELARRKTALESNSLPGKLADCQSRDPEETEIYIVEGDSAGGSAKGGRDRKFQAILPLWGKMLNVEKARLDKVYTNEKLMPVVTALGTGIGEDFDISKLRYGKVIVMADADVDGSHIRTLLLTFFFRFMRPLVEQGHVYLAQPPLYRITKNKKHYYAYSDPERDRILAELGGNCPIQRYKGLGEMDPIQLWETTMDPAVRIMRRVEVDDAAKADQVFTVLMGDKVEPRREFIVENAQKANWDV; translated from the coding sequence ATGACAAAAACTGACCAGGTCTATGACAGTGACCAGATACAGGTTCTGGAGGGCTTAGAGGCTGTGCGCAAGCGGCCTGGTATGTACATCGGCTCCACCGGCCCCAGGGGCCTGCACCACCTGGTGTACGAGATAGTGGACAACGCCATAGACGAGGCTTTGGCAGGCTACTGTGATAAGATAGTAGTCAGGCTTCTGCCCGGCAACGTGGTGTATGTTTCGGATAACGGCCGCGGCATACCTGTAGGCATCCAGCACCAGACCGGCCTGCCGGCGGTCACTGTGGTGTTTACTATCCTCCACGCGGGCGGCAAATTCGGCGGCGGCGGGTATAAGGTGTCCGGCGGCCTGCACGGCGTCGGCGCGTCTGTGGTCAATGCCCTGTCCACCTGGCTGGAGGTAGAGATTATCAGCGACGGTGTTCGGTACTATCAGCGATTTGAGCGCGGACATGCCGTGACGGAGCTCATAGAGAAGGGCCCGGCCCCGGAGGGGAGCAGCAACGGCTCTGTGATATGTTTCCAGGCCGACCCGGAAATCTTCAAGGAGACTACTGTATACAGCTATAAGACATTACAGGACCGTCTGCGTGAACAGGCGTTTTTGAACGCGGGGATAAATATTGAGCTGAGGGACGAGCGCAACCCGGAGGAACGGATTCCAGAGGAGCAGGGGTTTGAGCGGCCAATTGTGAACAACTACTGCTATGAGGGCGGAATCCGGGAGTTTGTGGATTATCTGAATAAGAATAAAGCGGTGGAGGTTGTCCACAACGATATAATACATTTTTCCTCCGTGGCGGAGGAGGATAACGCCACGGCTGAGGTCGCAATGCAGTATACGGACAGCTATAACGAGCTGATGCTGTCCTTTGCCAACGACATCCGCACGGTGGACGGCGGCACCCACGAGGAGGGTTTCCGGCGGGCTATGACCAGGGTCATGAACGACTACGCCAGAAAATACAATATTTTAAAAGACGGCGACAAAAATCTGACCGGCGACGACGTGCGCGAGGGCCTGACCTGCGTTATCAGCGTGAAGCTAAAGGAGGCCCAGTTTGAGGGACAGACCAAGGCAAAGCTGGGAAATACTGAAATAAACGGGCTTGTAAGCTCCATGGTGTATAAGAACATGATGGAGTATATGGAGGAGAACCCTGCTACTGCCAGGGCTATTTTTGACAAGGCCCTGACCGCCTCCCGGGCCAGGGAGGCAGCCAGGAAGGCTAGGGAGCTGGCCAGGCGCAAGACAGCCCTTGAGAGCAACTCACTGCCCGGAAAGCTGGCAGACTGCCAATCTCGTGACCCGGAGGAAACTGAAATATACATTGTGGAGGGCGACTCCGCAGGCGGCTCCGCAAAGGGCGGGCGCGACAGGAAATTCCAGGCGATCTTACCGCTATGGGGCAAGATGTTAAATGTTGAGAAGGCGCGCCTTGATAAGGTGTATACAAACGAGAAGCTGATGCCCGTAGTGACGGCATTGGGCACTGGTATCGGCGAGGATTTTGACATAAGCAAGCTGAGGTACGGCAAGGTTATAGTTATGGCCGACGCCGATGTGGACGGCAGCCATATACGCACGCTGCTTCTGACCTTCTTCTTCCGCTTTATGCGCCCGCTGGTGGAGCAGGGACATGTGTATCTGGCACAGCCGCCGCTGTACCGTATTACCAAAAACAAAAAGCATTACTATGCCTACTCCGACCCGGAGCGGGACAGGATATTGGCCGAGTTGGGCGGCAACTGCCCAATACAGCGCTATAAGGGCCTGGGTGAGATGGACCCCATACAGCTCTGGGAGACCACTATGGACCCGGCCGTGCGTATCATGCGGCGGGTAGAGGTGGACGACGCCGCTAAGGCCGACCAGGTGTTTACCGTGCTGATGGGTGATAAGGTGGAGCCCCGCAGGGAATTTATCGTAGAGAACGCGCAGAAGGCAAACTGGGACGTTTAA
- a CDS encoding GNAT family N-acetyltransferase translates to MSLLAYSDGRVVGRIDSAVIASRFDGSKKAYLDWICVLKSYRHKGVAQKLMGALRRALKEEGIDTLVGLTASNGEAQSFYKSVPNSIMRDTGIWIDIS, encoded by the coding sequence GTGTCGCTCCTGGCTTATTCCGATGGCAGGGTGGTGGGAAGGATTGATTCGGCGGTCATTGCCAGCCGTTTTGACGGCTCTAAGAAAGCTTATCTTGACTGGATATGCGTGCTGAAAAGCTATAGGCATAAGGGAGTGGCACAGAAGCTGATGGGCGCGCTGAGAAGGGCGCTGAAGGAGGAGGGTATTGATACGCTTGTCGGGCTTACGGCGTCCAACGGGGAGGCCCAGAGCTTCTATAAGAGCGTCCCAAACTCGATAATGAGAGATACCGGGATATGGATAGATATTTCATAA
- a CDS encoding DUF1015 domain-containing protein — translation MADVKAFRALRYDLSKAGDIGELTCAPYDIISEEQRLEYLRQNPYNIVRLELPKGEDPYAQAGETLRSWRENGILKLDMDPGLYIYEMEFLANVDRGEPKKLRSLICRVRLEEFSAGIVLPHEETLSKAKQDRFDLMCAANCNFSSIYSLYQDPEHVTRRRLDNLASDSAPRYEFSDGLVTHRLWVVNDPAALEAIQEDFAGRKLYIADGHHRYETALNYRRHLKEQGTDCPGSDFVLMTLADMSDDGLVVFPTHRLVRGLEKFDSQQLLKACEEYFDISPVEDSVKAQSALDYGYINGKHCFAFYDKEKWHILTLKDAGVMESLLPDKSSAYRELDVTLLHTLVLERLMGIDRENMANQTNLTYTRSAEEAARSVASGESNCCFLLNPTRVEEICSVASCGEKMPQKSTYFYPKLITGFVINDLSQN, via the coding sequence ATGGCTGACGTCAAGGCCTTCCGCGCCCTGCGTTATGACTTATCAAAAGCCGGTGATATTGGCGAGCTTACCTGTGCGCCCTATGACATCATCAGCGAAGAACAGCGTCTGGAATATCTTAGACAAAATCCATATAATATTGTCCGGCTGGAGCTCCCAAAGGGGGAGGACCCCTATGCCCAGGCCGGAGAAACCCTGCGCAGTTGGAGGGAAAACGGCATATTAAAGCTGGATATGGACCCGGGCCTATATATCTACGAGATGGAATTCCTTGCAAATGTAGATAGGGGAGAGCCCAAAAAGCTCCGCAGTCTTATCTGCCGGGTGCGCCTGGAGGAATTTTCTGCCGGGATAGTCCTGCCCCACGAGGAGACCCTCAGCAAGGCTAAGCAGGACCGTTTCGACCTCATGTGCGCCGCGAACTGCAATTTCAGCAGCATCTACTCCCTGTACCAGGACCCAGAGCACGTCACCCGCAGGCGGTTGGACAATCTCGCGTCAGACTCCGCGCCGCGCTACGAGTTTTCAGACGGTCTTGTGACCCACCGACTCTGGGTTGTAAACGACCCCGCCGCCCTTGAAGCTATACAGGAGGATTTTGCCGGGCGCAAGCTTTATATTGCGGACGGCCACCACCGCTATGAGACCGCCCTTAACTACCGCCGCCACCTTAAAGAGCAGGGCACAGACTGCCCGGGCTCCGATTTCGTACTGATGACTCTGGCGGATATGTCAGATGATGGGCTCGTAGTGTTCCCGACCCACAGGCTGGTGCGCGGCCTTGAGAAATTTGACAGCCAGCAATTACTGAAAGCCTGCGAGGAATATTTTGATATATCTCCTGTTGAAGACAGCGTCAAAGCGCAGTCTGCCCTTGATTATGGATATATCAACGGCAAGCACTGTTTTGCTTTTTACGATAAAGAAAAATGGCATATTTTAACGTTAAAAGACGCTGGCGTTATGGAAAGCCTCCTCCCGGACAAGAGCTCTGCCTACCGCGAGTTGGATGTGACCCTCCTTCACACGCTGGTTTTAGAGCGCTTAATGGGTATAGACAGGGAAAATATGGCAAACCAGACAAACCTGACCTATACCCGCTCGGCGGAGGAAGCGGCGCGATCCGTTGCAAGCGGCGAAAGCAACTGCTGTTTTCTGTTGAATCCCACAAGGGTAGAGGAGATATGCTCCGTGGCCTCCTGCGGGGAGAAGATGCCCCAAAAGTCCACATACTTTTATCCCAAGCTTATTACCGGTTTTGTAATAAACGACCTGTCACAAAATTGA